The following nucleotide sequence is from Salvia splendens isolate huo1 chromosome 2, SspV2, whole genome shotgun sequence.
taaataataaataaaaaatatatattacatttttttaaagtataccactacatatatttatatattacttACATACATAATTTTTATATAACATAGAAGATTTTCTTTAAAGTTATACTAACAGACTATAATATTAGTTTTTTATTAgactaaaaattaatttatttattaatcaaAACATTGAAAAAACTGCatataatactattaatatAGTGTTTTATGTAGTATATACCCAGATAAtagtaacaaaataaaaaagattgcATGAGTTTTGCATCTACattatattagtagtagtaaatatGTTGTAGATGCatctattattataataataattatttattattagtacTAAATTTGTTGTGTATGCATCTAAAAATATGTATTATGATATTATTGTTAAAAATGTAATATGtactattttaaatttattggagtactatttatgtatattactatattttataaaattaaaaaatatatgtaatGTGTGTGAGATTTGAATTCTTAAAATTTATTCACAATAAGTTCACAATTGAattgattgattttttattcacaaataaattcacaacagtgtaaattaggttaataaattTACATGTAAATTAGGTAAATTGGTGAATTCTTTTCAAAtcttatttattttctctttctgtaggtgaattctctctctctctctctctctctctacaattcACAATTCACAATTCACAAAGACACAAACCCTAGTCTCAATAGGGAATAGCGTATTTCCAGATCGAAAGTAGCGATCAGTCTTTCCAGATCTTACACCCCGTGTTGCCTATCAGGTATTATTACTATACGTCAATTaccttttgaattatttttgacTGGTTTAAAGAGTTAATTTTTAAATCCTTCTGTAGAATATTATTGCGTTGGATGTCGATTCTGTGCTTTATCTTGCGTTTGTTTATGTAAAATTTGATAGGATTTTGGAAATTGAACTCTCAAATACTAGGTTTGATACATTTTCAAAATCTATGTTTCTTTTAGACCTATATAGCTAACTGAATTGTGAACGATTTTGTCCTTCCGAGATTTTTCAGTGCTGAAACTATTATACATTTGATTGTTATAAGTTCATGAACAACGGTGTGTAATGTTGTTTCAGTAGGTTTAGAATTGATGGGTTGATGGTGATCTATTATGAAAGAGAGGCATATTAATTTGAGCAGTCTAGAAATAACTTTTGTTGTTAAGATGTATTTCCATTATCATGTCATGGTTGATTGAATTGGTTGTTGGTCTTCCTAAGTGCATATCATATCACTAAGGGAATGTCTTTTTTGTATGTTCTCTGACTTTGATTAAACGAGCAGGAATTATGTCTTTTGTGCGGCCTCAGCAGCCACGAGGTGGCAAATTTCACAGAGATAATAGATCGTCTTGTGCTAGAAATAGCAATATGGCTGTGAGAGCCACTGGTGCAGCTCCTAATTACTACGGGAACTTTGGCACACATGACTTCAACAACTACAATGACTTCACTCATACGTATAGGTTGGATGGACTCATGTATGACTGCCGTGGGCCTGATTTTGGACCATCTCCCAAAAGGAGAAAGACTTCAACTTTCTCTGCTGAAAGCACTGGGTTCATTAATCAGCAGCAACAGACATACCAATATGATCTTGCAAATCATGCTGACTCATTCAAACCTTCCAGATACTATAATGCTTGTGCCGATGCCCAATTAGTCTGCAAAAGTTCTTCTGCTGTTGCTGAAACCAGGTCTGGTGGTGCCAATCTGAATGCTTCTTCTACATCAAAGTGTGACCGGTTAAAGTTTGAGGATGAGGAAGTGGTTTTCATGTCTAGGGATGATATAGAGAAATCCTCTCCTTCCAGAAAAGATGGCATTGATCAGCTGCATGAAACATATCTGCGATACTCATATTGTTCCTTCCTTCAAAATGTTGGGGCTAGGCTTCATTTGTAAGTATCTTACCTTCAAAACTACATTCCACATGCTAAAGGAGACATAATTTAAAAGTCCATCATCCTTCGATAACTATGTTGGTTCGACTATTCTTTTGTTTTGCTATGTTTTATGTTAATTATCCAAAGATTCAGATGCAATACTGTTTAATTTCAGACCTCAAACAACCATTGGGACTGCCATGGTGCTCTGCCATCGTTTCTTTGTGCGCCGATCTCATGCCTCTCACGACAGATTTGTGAGTTTCCTTTCATGAATGTGTCACTTTGTCTTTTGCAATGTAGTTAATGCTTTCTAGATTATCTTCTGGTTTGCCGAAATTGGCCTTTGGAGGTAATTAAGTGGTACTTTTATCATTGGCTTGCAGCTGATAGCTACTGCAGTTCTTTTCCTGGCTTCCAAGTCTGAGGAGACACCATGTGCTCTGAATGATGTCCTAAAAGCATCATGCGAAGTTCTCCACAAACAGGATTTCTCACTTCTTTTATATATGTTACCCATTGTTAGTATCCTCTTTAATCCTCTCGCTCTTCATAGTTTGACCTTGGCTTACTTCCTTTTATGAGATGGTGTAAATTGATTGATTCAAACTGTAAAATGATTCAATTCTCAAATTTGATTTCAAGTGTATGGTTCTCAAATTGATTCTTGAAGATATAATCAGTATTTATTCCTTCTTGAAGAATTCCAGGTTTCATATACTAGGAATTCTTTGTTATGGTTTGACCTTATTAAATTGTGGTCAAGGAAAGTTCCCTTTTCTGATTTAACCTTGGTGAACTGTTATTTGTATTTAGTCTGTTGTTTCTGTTAAGTAAGACGTGTACTAATTTTGTTGTTTTGCTCTGTGACTAATTTCCTTGAACAGGATTGGTTTGAAAAATATCGTGAGCGGATGACTGATGCTGAGCAATTGGTCTTAACAACTTTAAATTTCGAGCTTAATGTGCAGCATCCATTTGAATCTCTGACTTCTACGCTTCAAAAACTAGGCTTTGCACAGTCTGTCTTGGTGAATATGGCGCTAGACTTTGTCAGAGAAGGGTAAGTTATATTATTTCAAGTATTGCTATTCTCAGTTGTTAATTTGAAATGATACCTGCTATACATCCTGTACATGTAAGTAGACCCTTTTGATATCGAGACTGAATATAAATGGAGTGAAAAAGTGACCGGTACCTGAACTATAATTGACACTCTGATTGGTGGCTACTCTATTATTTGGATAACCAATGAGGCCAATGTTATCATTCGGGAGGAGGATATACACGATTTACTTTTACCTTTTGGTCCTCAGATTGAATCTTTCTTTTGTGAGTGACAGTCATCTCTATATTTACTTTGATTCAATCTAGAATTCGATATTGATATTTCTGGAATGCTATATAATTGCAGGGTTTATAGAAGATTAGCATGCACCCATTATGATATTAATAGCCGGAGGTTGATCTGCTGATCATCGAATGTGTTTTTCATCTGAAGTTGAACTTGCTATGTCTTATGGATTCCTTTCCAATTCCAACATCTTATTAGCATGGGCATTTGCTGTAGAAGATAGTTTGtggattaattattttattctccatttaGACATTACTATGTCTTACTCAGTTTCAACATAGGTTGCTTATAATAAATCTGAAGAATACCTCTGAGTTTTGTTTGGGCATGATTGGAACTAGTGGCTCATCTGCCATATGTGGTGACCAATTCCTTTTAAACACTTTGAATCCTGAAACCGTTTGCGATCAGGTGACTGAATCCTTTACATTTCAGATTTCACCCATCCATATATTACCCACCAAAATACTCCGTGTTTTTTTACCTCTCATCTGTTTTCTTTTGCTTcccatttcctttttcatctaTTCTTTGGTGAGCACATCTTCCAGCTTCAATAAATTTTGAAGGTCTTCGTATACTACTGAGCTTTGATATGTAAGAGTTTTGTATGTCATGTTCTGAGAAACTTTTATTCAAGGGCTCAAACCTCAGTCCTTTGTCCAGCCAAATAAGAACAGAAAAGGTAGGGATACTTGCCAGTTACCACAGTAGTGGAAGCATGCCCAGGAGAGATGGGGAAGTCCCTActttaattttagtattattgacCTGTTTGAGTATCCATTCACAATGATCATCATTGTTCAACTTCTATATTTTCTGCTCAAATTTGGGTTGGGATGTTGGTGGGGTGTA
It contains:
- the LOC121783718 gene encoding cyclin-T1-4-like isoform X2 encodes the protein MSFVRPQQPRGGKFHRDNRSSCARNSNMAVRATGAAPNYYGNFGTHDFNNYNDFTHTYRLDGLMYDCRGPDFGPSPKRRKTSTFSAESTGFINQQQQTYQYDLANHADSFKPSRYYNACADAQLVCKSSSAVAETRSGGANLNASSTSKCDRLKFEDEEVVFMSRDDIEKSSPSRKDGIDQLHETYLRYSYCSFLQNVGARLHLPQTTIGTAMVLCHRFFVRRSHASHDRFLIATAVLFLASKSEETPCALNDVLKASCEVLHKQDFSLLLYMLPIDWFEKYRERMTDAEQLVLTTLNFELNVQHPFESLTSTLQKLGFAQSVLVNMALDFVREGVYRRLACTHYDINSRRLIC
- the LOC121783718 gene encoding cyclin-T1-4-like isoform X3 → MSFVRPQQPRGGKFHRDNRSSCARNSNMAVRATGAAPNYYGNFGTHDFNNYNDFTHTYRLDGLMYDCRGPDFGPSPKRRKTSTFSAESTGFINQQQQTYQYDLANHADSFKPSRYYNACADAQLVCKSSSAVAETRSGGANLNASSTSKCDRLKFEDEEVVFMSRDDIEKSSPSRKDGIDQLHETYLRYSYCSFLQNVGARLHLPQTTIGTAMVLCHRFFVRRSHASHDRFLIATAVLFLASKSEETPCALNDVLKASCEVLHKQDFSLLLYMLPIDWFEKYRERMTDAEQLVLTTLNFELNVQHPFESLTSTLQKLGFAQSVLVNMALDFVREGVKK
- the LOC121783718 gene encoding cyclin-T1-4-like isoform X1; the protein is MSFVRPQQPRGGKFHRDNRSSCARNSNMAVRATGAAPNYYGNFGTHDFNNYNDFTHTYRLDGLMYDCRGPDFGPSPKRRKTSTFSAESTGFINQQQQTYQYDLANHADSFKPSRYYNACADAQLVCKSSSAVAETRSGGANLNASSTSKCDRLKFEDEEVVFMSRDDIEKSSPSRKDGIDQLHETYLRYSYCSFLQNVGARLHLPQTTIGTAMVLCHRFFVRRSHASHDRFLIATAVLFLASKSEETPCALNDVLKASCEVLHKQDFSLLLYMLPIDWFEKYRERMTDAEQLVLTTLNFELNVQHPFESLTSTLQKLGFAQSVLVNMALDFVREGLRSSLWLQFKPHQIAAGAAYLAAKFLNMNLASCDSIWNEFHTPPSVLKDVAHQLMELL
- the LOC121783718 gene encoding cyclin-T1-4-like isoform X4, giving the protein MSFVRPQQPRGGKFHRDNRSSCARNSNMAVRATGAAPNYYGNFGTHDFNNYNDFTHTYRLDGLMYDCRGPDFGPSPKRRKTSTFSAESTGFINQQQQTYQYDLANHADSFKPSRYYNACADAQLVCKSSSAVAETRSGGANLNASSTSKCDRLKFEDEEVVFMSRDDIEKSSPSRKDGIDQLHETYLRYSYCSFLQNVGARLHLPQTTIGTAMVLCHRFFVRRSHASHDRFLIATAVLFLASKSEETPCALNDVLKASCEVLHKQDFSLLLYMLPIDWFEKYRERMTDAEQLVLTTLNFELNVQHPFESLTSTLQKLGFAQSVLVNMALDFVREGPF